One segment of Anastrepha obliqua isolate idAnaObli1 chromosome 3, idAnaObli1_1.0, whole genome shotgun sequence DNA contains the following:
- the LOC129242092 gene encoding transportin-1-like codes for MMWKPQAEDLKEIITVLKQAQSLDKATQIAVKQKLEELNQYPEFNNYLIYVLIKLKTEDEPTRTVSGIILKNNIRIHRNVLPPEIIEYIKHECLQAIGDPSPLIRATVGVLITTVTSNGGLQNWPQLLPSLYDMLDSQDYNVCEGSFSALQKICEDSAEMPDSGVINRSLNMMIPKLLQYFSHNSPKIRSHAIACINQFIVNRSQVLMIYIDVFVKSLFNRSSDEDHEVIKNVCRGFVMLLDVHMDRLFPYILEIIEYMLIHTQNPDLTVALKASEFWVSLGEQGICRDVLAPYLAQLIPVLVRGMRYSEVDIKLLNGNVEEGDMVPDREEHIRPRFHKSYTHKSKSDENNVDDVIDDDSSLSKWDLRKCSIVALIVLARAFQEECVPIFLPIIKDTLFHREWYIKEIGIGILGAIAEGCIHNLRSYLPEVMPYLISCLSDQMAFVRSITCWTLSRYANWVVNQRHDQYLKPLIKKLLKRILDSNKRVQEVACFAFATLEEEACTELVPYLEDILKTLIFAFSKYQHKNLPGLYDAVGTLADSVGHHLNKPQYIDILMPPLIKKWNLLKDDDKDLFPLLECLSSIATALKSGFLPYCDLFYPRCISLIEQTLNQDMACKTNPDLEYPDKVRMIGALDLLTGLAEGLAGHIAPLVANSNITHLVHHCMKDTNIDVQESSIELLGELVKSCFQHVYPFFGKLVPTLLKHMSGPNELTAYFAYSEIRDRVTVEELEKYPRK; via the exons ATGATGTGGAAACCACAAGCCGAAgacttaaaagaaataattacagtCCTCAAACAGGCTCAGTCGCTGGATAAGGCCACTCAAATAGCTGTTAAACag AAACTAGAGGAACTAAATCAATATCCCGAGTTCAATAACTACCTGATTTATGTactgataaaattaaaaaccgaGGATGAGCCAACACGTACTGTAAGCGGtatcattttgaaaaataacatccGAATTCATAGAAATGTTCTACCGCCTGAGATTATTGAATATATCAAGCATGAATGTTTGCAAGCTATCGGAGATCCCTCACCTCTGATAAGAGCTACTGTTGGTGTATTGATCACTACTGTCACCAGCAATGGCGGTTTACAAAATTGGCCCCAATTACTTCCCTCTTTGTACGACATGTTGGACTCGCAAGACTATAATGTATGTGAAGGTTCGTTCAGTGCTTTACAAAAGATATGCGAAGATTCAGCAGAGATGCCTGACTCGGGTGTAATCAATCGGTCTCTAAATATGATGATTCCAAAACTCCTTCAATACTTCAGCCACAATAGCCCGAAGATACGTTCACATGCCATAGCTTGTATCAACCAATTCATTGTGAACCGATCACAGGTTCTGATGATATACATTGACGTATTcgttaaaagtttatttaaccGATCGTCCGATGAAGATCATGAAGTAATAAAGAATGTATGTCGCGGGTTTGTGATGCTGTTAGACGTTCATATGGATCGTTTGTTCCCGTATATACTAGAAATTATTGAG TATATGCTCATACACACCCAAAACCCAGATCTAACTGTAGCATTAAAAGCGTCAGAATTCTGGGTATCTCTCGGTGAACAGGGTATTTGCAGGGACGTATTAGCGCCCTATTTAGCACAGCTGATTCCAGTATTAGTGAGAGGAATGCGATACTCTGAAGTTGATATTAAACTGCTAAACGGCAATGTTGAGGAGGGCGACATGGTGCCTGACCGTGAGGAGCACATACGTCCTCGATTCCACAAATCTTATACGCACAAGTCGAAATCTGACGAAAACAATGTTGATGATGTGATAGATGATGACAGTTCACTATCAAAATGGGATTTGCGCAAATGTAGCATCGTTGCACTGATTGTATTAGCAAGAGCTTTTCAGGAAGAATGTGTACCTATTTTTCTGCCCATTATTAAAGATACTCTGTTTCATCGAGAATGGTATATCAAAGAGATTGGAATTGGTATACTGGGTGCTATTGCCGAAGGCTGCATACACAATTTGAGATCATATCTGCCCGAAGTCATGCCCTACTTGATCAGTTGTTTGTCGGACCAGATGGCATTCGTTCGCTCCATAACCTGCTGGACATTATCGCGCTATGCTAACTGGGTAGTAAACCAGCGACATGATCAATATTTGAaaccattaattaaaaaattgctaaaacgcATATTAGATTCTAATAAACGTGTACAAGAGGTAGCTTGCTTTGCATTCGCTACTCTGGAAGAAGAAGCCTGCACCGAATTGGTTCCATATTTGGAAGATATATTAAAAACACTTATATTCGCCTTCTCAAAATATCAACATAAAAATTTGCCTGGACTATATGACGCAGTTGGAACTCTAGCCGACTCTGTGGGTCACCATCTTAACAAACCACAATACATCGATATTTTGATGCCCCCACTAATTAAAAAGTGGAATTTGCTAAAGGATGACGACAAAGACCTATTTCCTCTTTTGGAGTGCTTGTCAAGCATCGCAACAGCTTTAAAGTCGGGATTTTTACCATACTGCGATCTATTTTATCCGCGTTGCATTTCACTTATCGAACAGACGCTGAATCAAGATATG GCATGCAAAACTAATCCTGATCTCGAGTATCCAGATAAAGTAAGAATGATTGGTGCATTAGATTTATTGACAGGCCTGGCAGAAGGTTTGGCGGGACATATTGCGCCACTAGTCGCCAACAGCAATATCACACATTTAGTTCACCACTGCATGAAGGATACAAATATAGAC gtGCAAGAATCGTCGATCGAATTGTTGGGAGAATTAGTTAAATCCTGTTTTCAACATGTGTATCCATTCTTTGGAAAATTGGTACCAACTTTACTTAAACATATGAGTGGCCCTAACGAATTGACCGCTTACTTCGCTTATAGCGAAATTCGCGACAGAGTGACgg TCGAAGAACTTGAAAAGTACCCACGTAAATGA